The nucleotide window AGGCCGCGTCCGCGCCGCTGTCCGTACGCATCCGGTGGTCGAAGTGGGCGGCCAGGAGGTGACCCGGAGGCAGCGCTGCCGGACCGAAGCGGAGCAGGTGGAGCAGCGCCATGGAATCGGCGCCGCCGGACAGGGCAACGAGAGCACGCGCGTGCGCGCCCACGCGCGCGAGGGCGCGCGCCGCGTCCACTGGCGGCCGTGCGTCGCCCGGCGCTGCCGGCGCCGCGCGGCTCACGCGAGCGCGCCGAGCTCCGGGTCGCCCGGCGGCAGCGGTCGGCCGACGCGTGCGTGCAGCACCTGCGCGAGCCGGTCCGGCCGATCGGTGACCAGGCCGTCCACGCCCCAGTCCAGGAGTCGGACCATGTCGGCGGTCTCGTTCACGGTCCAGATGTGCACGTGAGCTCCGCTGCGATGCACGTCGCGCACGAAGCGGGGCGTGACGATGCGCCGGCCGTTCCAGGTCTCCGGCGTCTGTGCAACGTGCGCCCGCATCGAAGCAAAGCGCGCGCAGTGCAGCCGGTGCAGCGTGTAGAACGTGCGGCCGCGCTCGACCGACGCACTCAGTGCACCTTCCCACTCGTGGAACAGCGTGCGGTCGCGATCGAACGCACTGGCGAGAACGATCCGGTCGCGCGCGCCCGCGGCGTCCAGGGCATCGAAGAGCGGACGCTGCGCCGCGCCCGTCTTGACCTCCACCGTGATCGGTATGTCCGGCAGCGCGGCCAGCACCTCGCCGATGGTCGGGACGCGGACCCCGTGACCGCGCAGCGGGAAGGTGCGGCCGCCGTCGCGCGTGAAGTGATGCGCCGCATCGAGGCTCTGCAGCTCCGCGAGCGTCATCGCTGCGACGTCGCCGGTGCCGTTCGTCGTGCGGTCCACCGTTGGATCGTGGATCACGACACAGTGGCCGTCCGCGGTCGCGCGCACGTCGAGCTCGAGCATGTCGACCTGCCACAGCTCGTGCGCGCGCGTGAATGCGTACAGCGTATTTTCCGGATACAGACCGGCGCCGCCGCGGTGCGCGATCAGGAGAGGAGCACCCGCGAGCAGCGGATGCGGGGCGTCACTCACGTCAGTCGTCGCGGCCGGCAAGCTCGAGCCGCGAGGCAGCATCAACGGAGATCCCGTGCAGCCGGTAGAGCACGAGATCGATCAGCCGCTCGACCATCTCGCGCTCGAAGCGCGCCTCGTCGTCGGTTGCCGGCAGCAGTTCCAGGTAGCGCGTGGACAGGAAGAGCAGCACGTCCTCGACGACCTCGGGGCGCGGCGTCGCCGGTACCTTGGAGTCCGCCGTGGCCTTCTTCAGCAGCAGACCGTCGACGAATGCGAGAAAGCCCGGGAAGGCGAGCTCGACCAGCTCGCTGCCGCCCTGGGACATCTCCTCCTCGGTAAGCTTCTCCCACTCGAGCTCGTTCCAGTACAGCTCCTCGGCTTCCTCGCGCAGGAACGTGCGCCGGTCCTCGCTCAACCCGGACGGGCGTGGCGGCAC belongs to Longimicrobiales bacterium and includes:
- a CDS encoding ATP-binding protein is translated as MSRAAPAAPGDARPPVDAARALARVGAHARALVALSGGADSMALLHLLRFGPAALPPGHLLAAHFDHRMRTDSGADAA
- a CDS encoding glycerophosphodiester phosphodiesterase, with the protein product MSDAPHPLLAGAPLLIAHRGGAGLYPENTLYAFTRAHELWQVDMLELDVRATADGHCVVIHDPTVDRTTNGTGDVAAMTLAELQSLDAAHHFTRDGGRTFPLRGHGVRVPTIGEVLAALPDIPITVEVKTGAAQRPLFDALDAAGARDRIVLASAFDRDRTLFHEWEGALSASVERGRTFYTLHRLHCARFASMRAHVAQTPETWNGRRIVTPRFVRDVHRSGAHVHIWTVNETADMVRLLDWGVDGLVTDRPDRLAQVLHARVGRPLPPGDPELGALA